In one window of Chryseobacterium viscerum DNA:
- the rpe gene encoding ribulose-phosphate 3-epimerase — protein sequence MKTKLIAPSLLSADFGNLQRDIEMLNNSQADWFHIDVMDGRFVPNISFGFPVMKTVQQHAKKFVDVHLMIVEPEKYVDEFINHGADLISVHYEACTHLHRTIHHIQSKGVKAGVVLNPSTPVLMLEDIIADVDLVLLMSVNPGFGGQKFIENTYKKIAETKDLILSNNSTALIEIDGGVNLDNASKLFEAGADVLVAGNAVFSAESPERTIELLKI from the coding sequence ATGAAAACGAAGCTTATTGCTCCATCCCTTTTATCTGCAGACTTTGGGAATCTGCAAAGAGATATTGAAATGCTGAACAATTCTCAGGCCGACTGGTTCCACATTGATGTGATGGACGGCAGATTTGTACCTAACATTTCATTTGGTTTTCCGGTGATGAAAACTGTTCAACAGCATGCCAAAAAATTTGTAGATGTTCACCTGATGATTGTGGAGCCTGAGAAATATGTTGATGAATTCATCAACCATGGTGCAGACCTTATTTCCGTTCATTACGAAGCATGTACACATCTTCACAGAACGATTCATCACATTCAGAGTAAAGGAGTAAAAGCGGGTGTCGTTTTAAACCCTTCCACTCCTGTATTAATGCTTGAGGACATCATTGCAGATGTGGATCTGGTATTGTTAATGAGTGTAAACCCAGGATTTGGAGGACAGAAATTCATTGAGAATACTTACAAAAAAATTGCTGAAACCAAAGATCTTATCTTAAGCAACAACTCTACAGCACTGATTGAAATAGACGGTGGTGTGAATCTTGACAACGCTTCTAAGCTTTTTGAAGCCGGAGCTGATGTACTTGTTGCAGGAAATGCTGTTTTCTCAGCGGAAAGCCCTGAGAGAACAATTGAGCTTCTAAAGATTTGA
- a CDS encoding DUF1772 domain-containing protein, with protein MTTLVLIITAVLTALIGGLFYAYSCSVVLGLGKLSDVEYLKAMQNINREILNPVFFMSFMGTAILLPLSAFLFRGQQPVFIFLLLAALAYLIGVFGVTVAGNVPMNDVLDKFDITGSTTEAIRQMRDNFENRWNFLNNIRTMFSVISIIFVVCACIWNREV; from the coding sequence ATGACAACATTAGTATTGATCATTACTGCTGTCCTCACTGCTCTGATAGGAGGACTTTTCTATGCCTATTCATGTTCGGTAGTTCTCGGACTGGGAAAACTCTCTGATGTGGAATATCTGAAAGCCATGCAGAATATCAACCGGGAAATTCTGAACCCCGTTTTCTTCATGAGCTTTATGGGAACAGCGATTCTCCTTCCGCTATCTGCTTTTTTGTTTCGGGGACAACAACCCGTTTTTATTTTTCTTCTGCTGGCAGCACTGGCCTATTTGATTGGAGTTTTTGGAGTCACGGTTGCCGGGAATGTTCCAATGAATGATGTGCTGGATAAGTTTGATATTACCGGTTCTACAACAGAAGCGATCAGACAGATGCGCGATAATTTTGAAAACAGATGGAATTTTCTGAATAATATAAGAACTATGTTTTCTGTGATTTCCATCATTTTTGTGGTCTGTGCCTGTATTTGGAACAGGGAAGTGTAA
- a CDS encoding DUF692 domain-containing protein, which translates to MKKPLLGISMMAEADFVSAVLPLLQNNAIDVLEWSFDTLYHTNEPDWLRDLLNFYAENNRLIGHGVYYSLFDARWTERQGKWLQKLKEEVSLRKYNHITEHFGFMNTENFHQGVPLPVSLHLKTLQIGKDRLYRLQEAVDIPVGIENLAFSFSIDDVKEQGVFLDKLTEDTDGFLILDLHNIYCQSCNFEVEMQEIIDLYPLDKVKEIHLSGGSWQESVYGKKQVRRDTHDDVIPETIFSVLPSVLEQCQNLEYIIIERLGHTLKTEEDKENFLNDFNKVKTMIEASGGKEREKSSWSKQEIQFSKKPVEDPALFEEQSRLTRLLFDNVGTAVIKDQDFHYFKTDNWDPEMILTAQNIIKKWNPY; encoded by the coding sequence ATGAAAAAACCGCTATTAGGAATATCAATGATGGCAGAAGCTGATTTTGTTTCTGCTGTTTTGCCATTGCTGCAGAACAACGCTATTGATGTTCTGGAATGGTCTTTTGATACCCTTTATCATACCAATGAACCGGATTGGCTTCGTGATCTGCTGAACTTTTATGCTGAAAATAACCGTTTGATAGGACATGGCGTTTATTATTCCCTGTTTGACGCAAGATGGACAGAAAGGCAGGGGAAATGGTTGCAAAAGCTAAAAGAAGAAGTCAGTCTGAGGAAATACAATCATATCACGGAACATTTCGGTTTCATGAATACTGAAAACTTTCACCAGGGAGTACCATTACCGGTATCTCTGCATCTCAAAACGTTACAAATAGGAAAAGACAGACTGTACAGGCTTCAGGAAGCTGTGGATATTCCTGTTGGTATAGAAAATTTAGCCTTTTCATTTTCCATAGATGATGTTAAAGAACAAGGTGTTTTTCTTGATAAACTGACAGAAGATACCGATGGTTTTCTGATTCTCGATCTTCATAATATTTACTGTCAATCCTGCAATTTTGAAGTAGAAATGCAGGAGATAATTGATCTTTACCCTTTAGATAAGGTAAAAGAGATTCATCTTTCCGGAGGGAGTTGGCAGGAGAGTGTGTATGGAAAAAAGCAGGTGAGAAGAGACACTCATGATGATGTTATTCCTGAAACAATCTTTTCTGTTTTGCCCTCTGTGTTGGAACAGTGTCAGAATCTGGAATATATTATTATTGAAAGACTTGGACATACGCTGAAAACAGAAGAGGATAAAGAAAACTTCCTGAATGATTTCAATAAAGTTAAGACAATGATCGAAGCTTCAGGTGGGAAAGAAAGAGAGAAGAGCAGCTGGAGCAAACAGGAAATACAATTTTCAAAAAAGCCTGTTGAAGATCCGGCGTTGTTTGAAGAGCAGTCGAGGCTTACCAGGCTTCTTTTTGACAATGTGGGAACAGCGGTCATCAAAGATCAGGATTTCCATTATTTTAAAACAGATAATTGGGATCCCGAAATGATTCTTACGGCCCAGAATATCATTAAAAAGTGGAATCCTTATTAA